In one Actinomycetota bacterium genomic region, the following are encoded:
- a CDS encoding response regulator: MAKILIVDDEPDMRTVLYHTLRDAGYDVAEASDGEEALRKLKRTRYDLVVLDIMMPRMSGYTVLDKIRHMPSRAKTPIVVVTAKHDPEGVQREVEKGATDHIAKPFLPSELEKVVRRALKSTKKAVEARRGELRRSADVYGAVDELRRDLDD, translated from the coding sequence GTGGCGAAGATCCTGATCGTCGACGACGAGCCGGACATGCGGACCGTGCTGTATCACACGCTCCGCGATGCGGGCTACGACGTCGCCGAAGCCTCCGACGGCGAGGAAGCGCTCCGCAAGTTAAAGCGCACACGCTACGACCTGGTCGTGCTCGACATCATGATGCCGCGCATGTCCGGCTACACCGTGCTGGACAAGATCCGCCACATGCCGTCGCGCGCGAAAACGCCGATAGTGGTCGTCACGGCCAAACACGACCCCGAGGGAGTGCAACGAGAGGTCGAGAAGGGCGCGACCGACCATATCGCCAAGCCGTTCCTGCCGTCGGAGCTTGAAAAGGTGGTTCGGCGGGCGCTCAAGAGCACCAAGAAGGCCGTCGAAGCACGCCGTGGGGAGCTGCGGCGCAGCGCCGACGTCTACGGCGCCGTCGACGAGCTCCGTCGCGACCTCGATGACTGA
- a CDS encoding response regulator transcription factor, which yields MTRVVIIEDHTLVRQSLVKTLEAEPGFEVVGEAGRGDEGLELIRSTKPDLAVLDITMPGGNGLEVAAQLRHAAPDVRFLFLTMHEDDASISRAIGIGADGYVLKTASTEELLQAVRAVAEGGSYLSPAIARRVIDLAGSKRGSAGTRLTERELEILRLLAEGHRPAEVAQKLFVSIKTVKNHLTSIYSKLGVATGAQAVAEAFRLGLVSAPPRSE from the coding sequence ATGACGAGGGTTGTGATCATCGAGGATCACACGCTGGTTCGTCAGAGCCTCGTGAAGACGCTCGAGGCGGAGCCGGGCTTCGAAGTGGTCGGCGAGGCGGGACGCGGTGACGAAGGGCTGGAGCTCATCCGGTCGACGAAACCGGATCTGGCCGTGCTCGACATCACGATGCCCGGTGGGAACGGACTCGAGGTCGCCGCGCAGCTCCGCCACGCCGCCCCCGACGTCCGCTTCCTTTTCCTGACCATGCACGAAGACGACGCGTCGATATCGCGCGCGATCGGGATCGGAGCCGACGGCTACGTCCTGAAGACGGCCTCGACCGAAGAGCTCCTGCAGGCGGTCCGCGCCGTCGCCGAAGGCGGCTCGTACCTGTCGCCTGCGATCGCCCGCCGCGTGATCGACCTGGCGGGCAGCAAGCGCGGGAGCGCGGGGACGCGGCTAACCGAACGGGAACTGGAGATCCTCCGGCTCCTCGCTGAGGGACACCGGCCCGCCGAGGTCGCGCAGAAGCTGTTCGTGTCGATCAAGACGGTCAAGAATCACTTGACGAGCATCTACTCCAAGCTCGGCGTCGCAACCGGGGCACAGGCGGTCGCGGAGGCGTTCCGCCTCGGCCTGGTGTCGGCGCCGCCGCGCAGCGAGTAG